Proteins encoded in a region of the Sphingopyxis sp. OAS728 genome:
- a CDS encoding class II aldolase/adducin family protein, which yields MTENEARQQLVDAMRALDARGLNRGTSGNLSVRFGAGMFVTPSGVTPDRLTPEAMVFVDADGGVAPGAARPSSEWRMHMGLYQRRADAQAIVHCHARHSTILACAHREIPPLHYMVAVGGGASVPVAPYATFGSDELADNVAATLDGRRACLMANHGLIALGPSLPVAMAIAEEIEEQAAVYCGTLAIGGTKLLDHAEMDRILDAFGRYGQRDPER from the coding sequence ATGACGGAGAATGAAGCCCGGCAGCAACTGGTCGACGCGATGCGCGCACTCGATGCGCGCGGTCTCAACCGCGGCACCTCGGGCAATCTCTCGGTCCGTTTCGGCGCGGGGATGTTCGTCACCCCATCGGGTGTGACCCCCGACCGGTTGACCCCCGAGGCGATGGTGTTTGTCGACGCCGACGGCGGGGTGGCGCCGGGTGCCGCGAGGCCTTCGAGCGAATGGCGGATGCACATGGGTCTGTACCAGCGCCGCGCCGACGCGCAGGCGATCGTCCATTGCCACGCGCGCCATTCGACGATCCTCGCCTGCGCGCACCGCGAGATTCCGCCGCTGCACTATATGGTCGCGGTCGGCGGTGGTGCGAGCGTGCCCGTGGCACCCTATGCGACTTTTGGCAGCGACGAACTGGCCGACAATGTTGCGGCGACGCTCGATGGCCGCCGCGCTTGTCTGATGGCCAATCACGGCCTGATCGCGCTGGGTCCCAGCCTGCCCGTCGCCATGGCGATTGCCGAGGAAATCGAGGAGCAGGCGGCCGTCTACTGCGGGACGCTCGCGATCGGAGGTACAAAGCTGCTGGATCACGCAGAGATGGATAGAATTCTTGATGCCTTCGGGCGGTACGGTCAGCGTGACCCCGAGCGTTGA
- a CDS encoding carbohydrate kinase family protein: MDQPLDLLAIGLTTLDITVHPVASLPEGESGQLVETIALSPAGTAGGTALVARTLGLDVAIASAVGADPQGQLVQSMFYAAGVDTSLLDTDRERPTSTTVLPIRPNGDRPNWHMMGASIFAPVTDVVAAASRRAAAVHWGAVGFPGVAGQGADLLREARASGAFISCDLIAPSEAAQADLDALLPHVDLFMPSLAEVRAMAGTDDPVAGARHFMARGAGGCLIKMGAEGALLVLPERQVHAAAHRIVPVDTTSCGDSLCAGFLAARRRGMEVDAALRFAVATAAQVALGVGTLGRLEGYDGTLTFMGSTPAGDDA, from the coding sequence GTGGACCAGCCGCTCGACCTGCTCGCGATCGGCCTGACGACGCTCGACATCACCGTTCATCCTGTCGCCTCTCTGCCCGAGGGCGAGAGCGGGCAGCTTGTCGAGACGATCGCGCTGTCACCCGCCGGGACCGCCGGGGGGACCGCGCTCGTTGCGCGGACGCTCGGCCTCGACGTCGCCATCGCTTCGGCGGTCGGCGCCGACCCGCAGGGGCAGCTTGTCCAGTCGATGTTCTATGCCGCGGGGGTCGATACCAGCCTGCTGGACACCGACCGCGAGCGGCCTACGTCGACGACGGTCTTGCCGATCCGCCCGAACGGCGACCGTCCCAACTGGCACATGATGGGCGCCAGCATCTTTGCTCCGGTCACCGATGTGGTCGCCGCCGCCAGTCGTCGCGCCGCCGCGGTTCATTGGGGCGCGGTCGGCTTTCCGGGCGTGGCGGGGCAGGGCGCCGACTTGTTGCGCGAGGCGCGCGCGAGCGGCGCCTTCATCTCGTGTGACCTGATCGCACCGAGCGAGGCGGCGCAGGCTGATCTCGACGCGCTGTTGCCGCACGTCGACCTGTTCATGCCGAGCCTTGCCGAAGTGCGCGCGATGGCGGGGACCGACGATCCGGTTGCGGGGGCACGGCATTTCATGGCGCGCGGTGCGGGCGGCTGCCTGATCAAGATGGGCGCCGAGGGCGCGCTGCTGGTGCTGCCCGAGCGGCAGGTCCACGCCGCTGCGCATCGCATCGTGCCGGTCGACACGACGAGCTGCGGCGACAGCCTGTGCGCGGGATTTCTCGCGGCGCGGCGGCGTGGCATGGAGGTCGACGCGGCGCTCCGCTTTGCGGTGGCGACCGCGGCGCAGGTCGCGCTCGGCGTCGGCACATTGGGCCGGCTCGAAGGCTATGACGGCACACTGACATTTATGGGTTCGACGCCGGCGGGGGATGATGCGTGA
- a CDS encoding aminotransferase class III-fold pyridoxal phosphate-dependent enzyme, which produces MSRVQDAALRARALKVIPNGMYGHESVRMLPASFPQFFSKAEGAYIWDADGNRYLDYMCAYGPSLLGYRDARVEAAAQAQAELGDTLTGPSPLMVELAETLVSMVEHADWAMFCKNGTDATTMAMSSARAQTGKRIVLVAQGAYHGAAPWCTPIPAGTVAEDRAHVRNYAYNDVVSLEAAVAAAGDDLAAIFASPFRHDAFIDQEAPDPAYARRARELCDETGAMLIVDEVRAGFRLARGSSWSDLGVQPDLSAWGKCFANGHPISALLGSDRCRDGAGAIYATGSFWLSAVPMAAAIETLRIIRESDYLEHSVTLGERLRNGLDVAAAKHGFTLRQTGPVQMPQIMFADDPDFRVGYGWAEEMLARGIYMHPWHNMFLCAAMTEADIDATVAAADGAFAAVAGRRATLEPHPILVMLAAAQAEHG; this is translated from the coding sequence ATGAGCCGAGTACAGGATGCGGCGCTGCGCGCGCGCGCGCTGAAAGTGATCCCGAACGGGATGTACGGACATGAATCGGTGCGGATGCTGCCCGCCAGCTTCCCGCAATTCTTCAGCAAGGCCGAGGGTGCCTATATCTGGGATGCCGACGGCAACCGCTATCTCGACTATATGTGCGCCTATGGCCCCAGCCTGCTCGGTTATCGCGACGCGCGCGTCGAAGCCGCGGCGCAGGCGCAGGCGGAACTGGGCGACACGCTGACCGGGCCGTCGCCGCTGATGGTCGAGCTGGCCGAAACTTTGGTGTCGATGGTCGAGCATGCCGACTGGGCGATGTTCTGCAAGAATGGCACCGACGCGACGACGATGGCGATGAGCAGCGCGCGGGCGCAGACGGGCAAGCGCATCGTGCTGGTCGCGCAGGGCGCGTATCACGGTGCCGCGCCCTGGTGCACGCCGATCCCCGCGGGCACGGTGGCCGAAGACCGGGCGCATGTGCGCAACTATGCCTATAACGACGTCGTCAGTCTGGAAGCGGCGGTGGCAGCCGCCGGCGACGACCTCGCCGCGATCTTCGCCTCGCCCTTCCGCCACGACGCCTTCATCGATCAGGAGGCGCCCGATCCGGCTTATGCCCGCCGAGCCCGCGAGCTCTGCGACGAAACCGGCGCGATGCTGATCGTCGACGAGGTCCGCGCGGGCTTCCGTCTTGCGCGCGGCAGCAGCTGGAGCGACCTCGGAGTCCAGCCGGACCTTTCCGCATGGGGCAAATGCTTTGCCAACGGCCACCCGATTTCGGCGCTGCTCGGATCGGACCGCTGCCGCGACGGCGCGGGCGCTATCTATGCGACCGGCTCCTTCTGGCTGTCGGCGGTGCCGATGGCGGCGGCGATCGAGACGCTGCGGATCATCCGCGAGAGCGACTATCTCGAGCACAGCGTCACGCTCGGCGAGCGGCTGCGCAACGGGCTCGACGTGGCGGCGGCAAAACATGGTTTCACCCTGCGCCAGACCGGCCCGGTCCAGATGCCGCAGATCATGTTCGCGGACGACCCCGATTTCCGCGTCGGTTACGGCTGGGCCGAAGAGATGCTGGCACGCGGCATTTATATGCACCCCTGGCACAATATGTTCCTGTGCGCCGCGATGACCGAGGCGGACATCGACGCCACGGTTGCCGCCGCCGACGGAGCCTTTGCCGCAGTCGCGGGGCGCCGCGCGACACTCGAGCCGCACCCGATCCTCGTCATGCTCGCGGCCGCGCAGGCGGAGCACGGCTGA
- a CDS encoding TonB-dependent receptor, giving the protein MTRGFALLSVSLLAFAPVTVFAQDGGASAEAAPADDGIGEIVVTAQRREQNIQDVPISITAISGEALTEVGIRDPRDLSILVPGLSSQAGTSATTTSLFLRGVGIGDFNSNTTGAVGVYVDDVFLGANAGKLFNVFDSDGIEVLKGPQGTLYGRNTTAGAIRFSSRKPTDEFSANAALSYGRFNEVQVEGGVGGPIAGDVLKARVAGTYLRRDGWLLNRVTGNKLNDLDMWAGRAIVDFTPSSDILIRAIVHGGQNRGGARQFQHRGSGIDFAGNPNFADGVPLDGLGYADTDGDLNAGDYDVEGQERVNVFGGSLTASIDMGGVSLTSISAYEQVRRTTVEDTDASPNNVLTATYIDRPQQFSQEIRLQSKGDNAVNWIVGGYYFHDKLVTESAFDILRVFRDPDDLLGTLDPVNSIGNFAYPYTQKTESWAAFAQADVKLTDRLTLTGGLRYSRDSIDFDFHSFFDDVITVPVLDFTGSKTFKDLSWRAALSFQATDNLLFYASSSKGYNSGGFAGGSSSDPAQLQPFRSEKLYAYEAGFKSDLLDRKLRFNAAAFYYDYRDLQVFVFDTSGVLPVQRKLNAGNAELYGLEVELQAQPSRNFNAFVNASLLHARYKDFTALAADDYSGNKLVNAPEVAISAGFSLTQPLPGDSALRLRVDGSLQSETYLTPDNVRANRVKPYGTANARLSWLSPDEDIEIALWAKNFTGTRYITYISPVVTMDQLNYNDPATYGVQAVLKF; this is encoded by the coding sequence ATGACACGCGGTTTTGCATTGCTTTCGGTCTCGCTGCTGGCGTTCGCACCGGTGACGGTCTTTGCGCAGGATGGGGGCGCATCGGCGGAGGCCGCGCCGGCCGACGACGGGATCGGCGAGATTGTCGTCACCGCGCAGCGGCGCGAGCAGAATATCCAGGATGTCCCGATCAGCATCACGGCGATCAGCGGCGAAGCGCTGACCGAGGTCGGTATCCGCGATCCACGCGACCTGTCGATCCTCGTCCCCGGCCTGTCGTCGCAGGCGGGCACGTCGGCGACGACGACCTCGCTGTTCCTGCGCGGCGTCGGCATCGGTGACTTCAACTCGAACACCACCGGCGCGGTCGGCGTCTATGTCGACGACGTCTTCCTCGGCGCGAATGCCGGCAAGCTGTTCAACGTTTTCGACAGCGACGGGATCGAGGTGTTGAAAGGGCCGCAGGGCACGCTTTACGGCCGCAACACGACCGCAGGGGCGATCCGCTTTTCGTCGCGCAAGCCGACCGACGAGTTCAGCGCCAATGCCGCCCTGTCATATGGCCGCTTCAACGAAGTGCAGGTCGAAGGCGGCGTCGGCGGGCCGATCGCCGGCGACGTGCTGAAGGCGCGCGTCGCGGGCACGTACCTCCGCCGCGACGGCTGGCTGCTCAACCGCGTCACCGGGAACAAGCTTAACGATCTCGACATGTGGGCCGGCCGCGCGATCGTCGACTTTACGCCGAGTTCGGATATCCTGATCCGCGCGATCGTCCATGGCGGACAGAACCGCGGCGGCGCGCGGCAGTTCCAGCATCGCGGATCGGGAATCGACTTTGCCGGCAACCCGAATTTCGCCGACGGTGTACCGCTCGACGGCCTTGGCTATGCCGACACGGACGGCGACCTCAACGCCGGCGATTATGACGTTGAGGGGCAGGAGCGTGTCAATGTGTTCGGTGGTTCGCTGACCGCGAGCATCGACATGGGCGGCGTTTCGCTGACCTCGATCAGCGCCTATGAACAGGTTCGCCGCACCACGGTCGAGGACACCGACGCCAGCCCGAACAATGTGCTGACCGCGACCTATATCGACCGGCCGCAGCAGTTCAGCCAGGAAATCCGCCTCCAGTCGAAGGGGGACAATGCGGTCAACTGGATCGTCGGCGGCTATTATTTCCACGACAAGCTGGTCACCGAAAGCGCGTTCGACATCCTGCGCGTCTTCCGCGATCCCGACGACCTGCTCGGGACGCTCGATCCGGTCAATTCGATCGGCAATTTCGCCTATCCCTATACGCAGAAGACCGAAAGCTGGGCCGCCTTCGCGCAGGCCGACGTCAAGCTGACCGACCGGCTGACGCTGACCGGCGGGCTGCGCTATTCGCGCGACAGCATCGATTTCGATTTCCACAGCTTTTTCGACGACGTGATTACCGTGCCGGTACTCGATTTCACGGGATCGAAGACCTTCAAGGATTTGTCGTGGCGCGCGGCGTTGTCGTTCCAGGCGACCGACAATCTGCTGTTCTATGCCTCGTCGTCGAAGGGGTATAACAGCGGCGGTTTCGCGGGCGGCTCGTCGAGCGACCCGGCGCAGCTCCAGCCCTTCCGTTCGGAAAAACTCTATGCCTATGAGGCGGGGTTCAAGAGCGACCTGCTCGATCGCAAGCTGCGCTTCAACGCCGCTGCCTTCTATTATGATTATCGGGACCTGCAGGTGTTTGTCTTCGACACGTCGGGCGTGCTGCCGGTGCAGCGCAAGCTCAACGCGGGCAATGCCGAACTCTACGGTCTCGAGGTCGAGTTGCAGGCGCAGCCGTCGCGCAACTTCAACGCGTTCGTCAACGCCAGCCTGCTGCATGCACGCTACAAGGATTTCACTGCACTCGCGGCGGACGATTATTCGGGCAACAAGCTGGTCAACGCGCCCGAGGTGGCAATCTCGGCCGGTTTCTCGCTGACCCAGCCGCTTCCCGGCGACAGCGCGCTGCGGCTGCGCGTCGACGGCAGCCTTCAGTCCGAAACCTATCTGACGCCCGACAATGTGCGGGCCAATCGCGTGAAGCCCTATGGCACCGCCAATGCGCGCCTGTCGTGGCTGTCGCCCGACGAGGATATCGAGATTGCGCTGTGGGCGAAGAACTTCACCGGCACGCGCTACATCACCTATATTTCGCCGGTCGTGACGATGGACCAGCTCAATTACAACGACCCCGCCACCTATGGCGTTCAGGCCGTCCTGAAATTCTGA
- a CDS encoding TetR/AcrR family transcriptional regulator has product MTKNEVAKAEIRRPAQKRSRARFEAILDGAERLLDTLPPAAISIPAIATEVGISPPSIYHFFPEPQLVFSALAERYLKRFEEGVLTEVPEGVESWQDLQTLQYRAGQKWFNDHPAARQVLLEGPAWSSDIRLQDLDSNFVTAGRSIELMTQMFVMPEIPDLHDRLIEVIVINDAIWALSIHRHGHITDEMEEQARRARIAYSRTFLPEYLPLRAKDQPA; this is encoded by the coding sequence ATGACCAAGAATGAGGTAGCCAAGGCCGAAATCAGGCGCCCCGCCCAGAAGCGAAGCCGGGCGCGGTTCGAGGCGATTCTCGATGGCGCCGAACGGTTGCTCGATACGCTGCCGCCCGCCGCGATCAGCATCCCGGCGATCGCGACCGAGGTCGGCATCTCGCCGCCGTCGATCTATCACTTCTTCCCCGAACCGCAGCTCGTGTTCAGCGCGCTTGCCGAACGCTATCTAAAGCGTTTCGAGGAAGGGGTGCTGACCGAAGTGCCCGAAGGCGTCGAAAGCTGGCAGGACCTCCAGACGCTCCAGTATCGCGCGGGCCAGAAATGGTTCAACGACCATCCGGCGGCGCGGCAAGTGCTGCTCGAAGGCCCGGCCTGGTCGTCGGACATCCGGCTGCAGGATCTCGACAGCAATTTCGTTACCGCAGGACGCAGCATCGAATTGATGACGCAGATGTTCGTGATGCCAGAGATTCCCGACCTTCACGATCGACTGATCGAGGTCATCGTCATCAACGACGCCATCTGGGCACTGTCGATCCATCGCCACGGCCACATCACCGACGAAATGGAAGAACAGGCCCGCCGCGCGCGGATCGCCTATTCGCGCACCTTCCTGCCCGAATATCTGCCGCTTCGCGCGAAGGACCAGCCCGCGTGA
- a CDS encoding MFS transporter, producing the protein MIAAGTVVSGRTLALSILIGSCALLVLGVHPVLLGALVQEGRLADAQVGNLVTIEMLAIVPGSLAGIALLRRASARVVAIAAGLAMAAINILLLGQSGMSILSIARAFAGFSEGVLVAIALVAISRVMRVERASAIFLAVQTLMQAVVAAALPAIAIAGSRVDAALIALAIAGVIAAAAALALPAALRPTEPDGERGALTPASLTALTCAGLFLGAIVSVWGYFGLWLIHYGYPPTFEGTAVSLCLVAQVVGALAAARFGESLPNRRTIVSCAMTAAALVGAFYLARGNAAAIIIVSIAFGFVWLFTLPFFAGWLIEIDPGRRAVLYLTAFQLGGAALLPSIAGMAVGAYSINAALAFAGCAFLLLATAASLSNKVKFAS; encoded by the coding sequence GTGATCGCGGCGGGTACGGTCGTCAGCGGCCGCACGCTCGCCCTTTCGATCCTCATCGGCTCGTGCGCGCTGCTCGTGCTCGGCGTGCACCCCGTACTGCTCGGTGCGCTGGTGCAGGAGGGGCGCCTTGCCGACGCGCAGGTCGGCAATCTGGTGACGATCGAGATGCTCGCGATCGTCCCCGGCTCGCTCGCCGGCATCGCCCTGCTCCGTCGCGCCAGCGCGCGCGTCGTCGCGATCGCGGCAGGCCTGGCGATGGCGGCGATCAATATCCTCCTGTTGGGCCAATCGGGCATGTCGATCTTGTCCATCGCTCGCGCGTTTGCCGGATTCAGCGAGGGCGTCCTCGTCGCGATCGCGTTGGTTGCCATATCGCGCGTTATGCGGGTCGAACGCGCCAGCGCGATCTTTCTTGCGGTCCAGACGCTGATGCAGGCGGTCGTGGCGGCCGCTCTGCCCGCAATCGCCATCGCCGGGTCGCGCGTCGACGCCGCGCTGATCGCGCTGGCGATCGCGGGGGTGATCGCCGCAGCAGCCGCGCTGGCACTACCCGCCGCCCTCCGCCCGACCGAGCCCGACGGCGAACGCGGCGCGTTGACGCCCGCCAGCCTGACCGCCCTCACCTGCGCCGGCCTGTTCCTCGGCGCGATCGTGTCGGTGTGGGGCTATTTCGGGCTCTGGCTCATCCACTATGGCTATCCGCCGACCTTCGAGGGGACCGCCGTCTCGCTCTGCCTCGTGGCGCAGGTCGTCGGCGCGCTCGCGGCGGCACGCTTCGGTGAGAGCCTGCCCAACCGCCGGACCATCGTTTCCTGCGCAATGACCGCCGCGGCGCTGGTCGGCGCCTTCTATCTCGCGCGCGGCAACGCGGCGGCGATCATCATCGTCAGTATCGCCTTCGGCTTCGTCTGGCTGTTCACCCTGCCCTTTTTTGCAGGCTGGCTCATCGAGATCGACCCCGGCCGGCGCGCCGTTCTCTATCTTACCGCATTCCAGCTTGGCGGGGCCGCCCTTCTCCCCTCGATCGCCGGCATGGCTGTAGGAGCCTACTCGATCAATGCAGCGCTAGCGTTCGCCGGTTGCGCCTTCCTGCTTCTCGCGACCGCAGCAAGCCTCTCAAACAAGGTAAAATTCGCTAGCTGA
- a CDS encoding ANTAR domain-containing response regulator has product MRIAIIDTSAGRAAVISDGLREAGLDDLVLVDTSRPLVAQIEAATPDVVLINLENPSRDLLEDFFAMSRALARPIAMFVDQSDAEATGAAIDAGVSAYVVDGLSKQRIKPVVDLAVRRFQAFSRLQRELDDAKNALAERAVIDKAKAILMKRRQIDEPEAYALLRGQAMRTNRRISEIAEAIVTSEALMGDME; this is encoded by the coding sequence ATGAGGATCGCGATCATCGATACCAGCGCAGGGCGAGCGGCGGTCATATCCGACGGCCTGCGCGAGGCGGGCCTCGATGATCTCGTACTGGTCGACACGTCCAGACCACTTGTAGCCCAAATCGAGGCGGCGACGCCCGACGTCGTGCTCATCAACCTCGAAAACCCTAGTCGCGACCTGCTCGAGGACTTCTTCGCCATGTCGCGTGCATTGGCGCGGCCGATCGCGATGTTCGTCGACCAGAGCGATGCCGAGGCGACCGGCGCGGCGATCGATGCCGGGGTGTCGGCCTATGTCGTCGATGGCTTGTCCAAGCAACGCATCAAGCCTGTCGTCGATCTCGCGGTGCGGCGGTTCCAGGCCTTTTCGCGGCTCCAGCGCGAACTCGACGACGCCAAGAACGCACTCGCCGAACGTGCCGTCATCGACAAGGCCAAGGCGATCCTGATGAAAAGGCGGCAGATCGACGAGCCGGAAGCTTATGCCCTGCTCCGCGGGCAGGCGATGCGCACCAATCGTCGCATCTCAGAGATTGCCGAAGCGATCGTCACCAGCGAAGCGCTGATGGGAGACATGGAATGA
- a CDS encoding CmpA/NrtA family ABC transporter substrate-binding protein: protein MTGERFRIGFLPLVDAALPVLAHELGFGAAEGVAIDLVRDMTWATVRDRLLYGHTDAAHMIAPLAIATTLGKDRPAVPLAVPFVLGLNGNAVTFSARLAAETGLTGALGDPIRIGAALKQVADARLAASKPLRFGVVHRYSSHNYMLRYWLAGVGIRPDQDIEIVVTSPPFAADALAAGEVDGICVGEPWNSIAVDRGVGHIALATAQIWRRGVEKVLAMRETILNERRDAVEALIRALHAAAARFVEPGAAEESADILARPEYLDAPRDAVLRAVTDRIRLVPGGEPIHYPDFMFQYREAANFPWRSQAAWLYSQMVRWDYMAFDDTEAAAAGNVFRPDVYRAALAGSGAPLPGASSKLEGGLDEPIGAGSTQGRLTLGSDRFFDGRAFDPDDIETYLAELP from the coding sequence ATGACCGGCGAGCGCTTCCGTATCGGCTTCCTTCCGCTCGTCGACGCGGCGTTGCCGGTTCTCGCCCACGAACTAGGCTTCGGTGCCGCCGAGGGCGTCGCCATCGACCTTGTCCGCGACATGACCTGGGCGACCGTGCGCGACCGGTTACTCTATGGCCATACCGACGCCGCGCACATGATCGCGCCGCTTGCCATCGCAACGACGCTGGGGAAAGACCGCCCCGCCGTACCCCTCGCTGTGCCGTTCGTTCTGGGTCTCAACGGCAATGCCGTCACCTTCTCGGCCAGGTTGGCGGCAGAGACCGGTCTGACCGGCGCGCTGGGTGACCCGATCCGGATCGGCGCGGCGCTGAAGCAGGTGGCGGATGCACGGCTTGCAGCGAGCAAACCGCTGCGCTTCGGCGTCGTCCATCGCTATTCGAGCCACAATTACATGCTGCGCTACTGGCTCGCGGGCGTGGGCATTCGTCCCGATCAGGATATCGAAATCGTCGTCACCAGCCCGCCCTTCGCCGCCGACGCGCTCGCGGCGGGCGAAGTCGACGGGATCTGCGTCGGCGAACCGTGGAACTCGATCGCGGTCGATCGCGGCGTCGGGCATATCGCATTGGCAACGGCGCAGATCTGGCGCCGCGGCGTCGAGAAGGTGCTCGCGATGCGCGAAACCATTCTCAACGAACGCCGCGACGCGGTCGAAGCGCTGATCCGCGCGCTGCATGCGGCAGCAGCGCGTTTCGTCGAACCCGGCGCGGCCGAGGAAAGCGCCGACATATTGGCACGGCCCGAATATCTCGACGCGCCGCGCGATGCCGTCTTGCGCGCGGTCACCGACCGCATCCGGCTTGTCCCCGGCGGCGAGCCGATTCACTATCCCGATTTCATGTTCCAGTATCGCGAGGCCGCCAATTTTCCGTGGCGCAGCCAGGCCGCGTGGCTCTATTCGCAGATGGTCCGCTGGGATTATATGGCGTTCGACGACACCGAGGCAGCGGCGGCCGGCAATGTCTTCCGCCCCGACGTCTACCGCGCCGCGCTTGCAGGCTCCGGCGCGCCCCTGCCCGGCGCGAGTTCGAAACTCGAAGGCGGGCTCGACGAGCCGATCGGCGCCGGTTCGACACAGGGCCGCCTCACGCTCGGTAGCGACCGCTTTTTCGACGGCCGCGCCTTTGATCCCGACGACATCGAGACCTATCTCGCTGAACTTCCCTAG
- a CDS encoding nitrate/nitrite transporter, with amino-acid sequence MTTATTEAAASKSSFWASGHWPTLIAAFLYFDLAFMVWVILGPLAPSISDDLGLTPAQKGLMVAVPTLAGAVLRVVNGLLVDRIGPKRSGAISQVIVIAGLFAAWFFGVHSFAGTLALGVILGFAGASFAIALPLASRWYPPEHQGKAMGLAGMGNSGTVLAALFAPGLAKLFGWNAVLGLACIPLTIVFFIYLAMAKDAPGAPAPKKLVDYFQPLKTADAWWLMAFYSVTFGGFVGLAASLPIYFTDQFHLTPVMAGYCTAACVFAGSLVRPMGGALADKIGGVKALMAVFVVAALALAGVPQADTLPAALGLFVVAMLALGTGNGSVFQLVPQRFSAEIGVMTGLVGMAGGVGGFYLASSLGFAKQWSGSFGPGFYIFAGLAVAALVGLIFVKGQWRATWGAAEGVRI; translated from the coding sequence ATGACGACTGCAACCACGGAGGCCGCGGCTTCCAAATCGAGCTTCTGGGCGAGCGGGCACTGGCCGACGCTGATCGCCGCCTTTCTCTATTTCGATCTCGCCTTCATGGTCTGGGTCATCCTCGGCCCGCTCGCGCCTTCGATTTCCGACGATCTTGGCCTGACGCCGGCGCAAAAGGGACTGATGGTCGCGGTCCCGACGCTCGCCGGCGCGGTGCTGCGCGTCGTAAACGGGCTTCTCGTCGACCGCATCGGGCCGAAGCGCTCGGGCGCGATCAGCCAGGTCATCGTCATCGCCGGGCTTTTTGCCGCCTGGTTCTTCGGCGTCCACAGTTTCGCGGGCACGCTTGCGCTCGGCGTCATCCTCGGCTTTGCGGGCGCGAGCTTCGCGATCGCGCTGCCGCTCGCCAGCCGCTGGTACCCCCCCGAGCATCAGGGCAAGGCGATGGGCCTTGCCGGCATGGGCAATTCGGGCACCGTGCTCGCCGCGCTCTTCGCCCCCGGCCTCGCCAAGCTGTTCGGCTGGAACGCGGTGCTCGGCCTCGCCTGCATCCCGCTGACGATCGTCTTCTTCATCTACCTCGCGATGGCGAAGGATGCGCCGGGCGCGCCGGCGCCGAAAAAGCTGGTCGACTATTTCCAGCCGCTCAAGACCGCCGACGCCTGGTGGTTGATGGCCTTCTACTCGGTGACGTTCGGCGGCTTCGTCGGCCTCGCCGCCTCGCTCCCCATCTATTTCACCGACCAGTTCCATCTGACCCCGGTGATGGCAGGATATTGCACCGCGGCCTGCGTATTCGCCGGATCGCTGGTGCGGCCGATGGGCGGCGCGCTCGCGGACAAGATCGGCGGCGTGAAGGCGCTGATGGCCGTATTTGTCGTCGCGGCCCTTGCCCTCGCCGGCGTACCGCAAGCGGATACGTTGCCCGCCGCGCTCGGCCTGTTCGTGGTTGCGATGCTCGCGCTCGGCACCGGCAACGGCTCCGTGTTCCAGCTCGTCCCGCAGCGTTTCTCTGCGGAAATCGGCGTGATGACCGGCCTTGTCGGCATGGCGGGCGGCGTCGGCGGCTTCTACCTCGCCTCTTCGCTCGGCTTTGCAAAGCAGTGGAGCGGCAGCTTCGGCCCCGGCTTCTACATCTTCGCGGGGCTCGCGGTCGCGGCGTTGGTCGGGCTGATCTTCGTCAAGGGCCAGTGGCGCGCAACGTGGGGCGCAGCCGAAGGCGTGCGGATCTAG